From one Pirellulales bacterium genomic stretch:
- a CDS encoding nickel-dependent hydrogenase large subunit gives MASTETQTASKPATAKLVERSWDPVTRIVGSLGIHTKIDFAARRVAECYSTSSIFRGYSVFMKGKDPRDAHFITSRICGICGDNHATCATYAQNMAFGVAPPPLAEWIVNLGEAAEYMFDHNLYQDNLVGVDFCERMVKETNPSVLARAEQTPAPHAEIHGQRTIADIMRSLNPFEGSLYREALHMSRLTREMFCLMEGRHVHPSTLYPGGVGTVPSVQLFNDYLVRLLKYIDFVKKIVPLHDDLFDFFYAALPGYEEVGRRRILLGCFGSFNDPDVCDYRYATMSDWGRKMFVTPGIVVDGELITTDLVEINLGIRIFLGSSFYDDWVGGERFVNNDPLGNPIDPRHPWNQTTIARPQKRDFGGKYTWVMSPRWHDRRTGEFLALDTGGGPLARFWATALAGAVDIGHVKATGQSVKIRLPKTASLPETEFEWKIPRFSNALERDRARSYFQAYAAAAALYFLERAMAEVHAGRLATWTPFHVPEEAIGCGFHEAVRGVLSHHMVIRDGKIANYHPYPPTPWNASPRDCFGTPGPYEDAIQNTPLLEENGPDEFKGIDIMRAVRSFDPCLPCGVHMHLGAGKVLETVHSPIFGIPRG, from the coding sequence ATGGCGAGCACCGAGACGCAAACCGCATCCAAGCCGGCAACGGCGAAGCTGGTCGAAAGGTCGTGGGACCCGGTGACACGCATCGTCGGCAGCCTTGGCATTCACACGAAAATCGATTTCGCCGCCCGGCGCGTCGCGGAGTGCTATAGCACATCGTCGATTTTTCGCGGCTACAGCGTGTTCATGAAGGGCAAAGACCCGCGCGACGCTCATTTCATCACCAGCCGCATCTGCGGCATCTGCGGCGACAATCATGCCACCTGTGCCACGTATGCGCAGAACATGGCGTTCGGCGTCGCTCCGCCTCCGCTGGCCGAATGGATCGTCAATTTGGGCGAGGCGGCGGAATACATGTTCGACCACAATCTTTATCAAGACAATCTCGTCGGTGTCGATTTTTGCGAGCGGATGGTCAAGGAAACGAATCCCTCCGTGTTGGCCCGCGCCGAGCAAACGCCGGCTCCGCATGCCGAAATTCATGGCCAACGCACGATTGCCGACATCATGCGATCGCTCAATCCGTTCGAGGGATCGCTCTACCGCGAAGCACTGCACATGAGCCGGCTGACGCGTGAAATGTTCTGCCTGATGGAAGGGCGGCACGTCCACCCCTCGACGCTCTATCCCGGCGGCGTCGGCACGGTGCCCTCGGTTCAGCTTTTCAACGACTATCTCGTGCGGCTGTTGAAGTACATCGATTTCGTGAAGAAGATTGTCCCGCTGCACGACGATCTGTTCGACTTCTTCTATGCCGCTCTTCCCGGTTACGAAGAGGTCGGCCGGCGGCGGATCCTGCTGGGCTGCTTCGGGTCGTTCAATGATCCCGACGTGTGCGATTATCGCTACGCGACGATGTCGGACTGGGGTCGGAAAATGTTTGTCACGCCCGGGATCGTCGTCGATGGCGAGCTGATCACCACCGATCTGGTCGAGATCAACTTGGGAATTCGTATCTTCCTCGGCAGTTCGTTTTACGACGATTGGGTCGGCGGCGAACGGTTCGTGAACAACGATCCGCTCGGCAATCCGATCGATCCGCGCCATCCCTGGAACCAGACGACGATCGCTCGGCCGCAAAAGCGCGACTTCGGCGGCAAATACACCTGGGTCATGTCTCCCCGCTGGCACGATCGGCGGACCGGCGAATTTCTCGCGCTCGATACGGGCGGCGGACCGCTGGCCCGATTTTGGGCCACCGCGCTGGCCGGCGCCGTCGATATCGGCCATGTCAAAGCGACGGGGCAGAGCGTGAAGATCCGGCTGCCGAAAACCGCTTCGCTCCCGGAAACCGAATTCGAATGGAAGATCCCGCGCTTTAGCAACGCGCTGGAGCGCGATCGGGCCCGCAGCTATTTCCAAGCGTATGCCGCCGCTGCCGCCCTCTATTTCCTCGAACGCGCAATGGCCGAGGTCCACGCCGGTCGGCTCGCCACCTGGACGCCGTTCCATGTGCCCGAGGAAGCGATCGGCTGCGGTTTTCACGAAGCCGTGCGCGGCGTGCTTTCGCACCACATGGTCATTCGCGACGGCAAGATCGCCAATTACCACCCCTATCCGCCGACGCCCTGGAACGCTAGCCCGCGCGATTGCTTCGGCACACCTGGGCCGTATGAAGACGCGATTCAGAACACGCCTCTGCTGGAAGAAAACGGCCCCGACGAATTCAAAGGGATCGACATCATGCGCGCTGTCCGCAGCTTTGATCCATGCCTGCCCTGCGGAGTGCACATGCATCTCGGCGCCGGCAAGGTGCTCGAGACGGTCCATTCGCCGATTTTCGGCATCCCCCGCGGCTAG